The proteins below are encoded in one region of Pontibacter deserti:
- a CDS encoding trimeric intracellular cation channel family protein: MEIQYILELIGTFVFAISGALAVDEKDQDWFGAGFTGFVTAIGGGTLRDMLLGSYPLVWIGDVRFLYAIFAGIVFAAIFYKLLLRLRRTLSLFDTLGIALFTVVGTEKALSLGVDPVIAAIMGMFTAVMGGVIRDTLTNETPVIFQKEVYASACLAGAFMYIGLAHFDVQRTVAFLSSVILIIIIRLVAVKYNLSLPKFKRYN; the protein is encoded by the coding sequence TTGGAAATACAATACATACTTGAACTGATCGGGACATTTGTCTTTGCTATATCGGGGGCGTTGGCCGTGGATGAAAAAGACCAGGATTGGTTTGGCGCTGGTTTTACAGGTTTTGTTACGGCCATTGGCGGCGGTACTTTACGCGATATGTTGCTGGGTAGCTATCCTTTGGTCTGGATCGGGGATGTACGGTTTTTGTATGCCATTTTTGCCGGGATTGTTTTTGCTGCGATCTTCTATAAACTGTTGCTCCGTCTGCGTCGCACGTTGTCGCTCTTCGATACATTGGGTATAGCGCTCTTTACTGTTGTGGGCACCGAAAAAGCACTAAGTCTTGGCGTTGATCCTGTTATAGCGGCTATAATGGGTATGTTTACAGCCGTAATGGGCGGGGTTATCCGGGATACGCTAACCAACGAAACACCTGTTATTTTTCAGAAGGAAGTATATGCAAGCGCCTGCCTTGCCGGGGCTTTTATGTACATTGGCCTGGCGCATTTTGATGTGCAGCGTACCGTAGCATTTCTCTCATCAGTTATCCTGATCATCATT